A portion of the Lolium rigidum isolate FL_2022 chromosome 1, APGP_CSIRO_Lrig_0.1, whole genome shotgun sequence genome contains these proteins:
- the LOC124676045 gene encoding serine/arginine repetitive matrix protein 1-like encodes MGMRCKRHPFQAGGGVCATCLRDRLLVLAAAQNDASSPAPSPAPAPPPPAAPAFPRSVSPYVSRRKSDSSSAALRSHHPSLLFFRTPQVGPSAPLEEGDIGYHKRRAGKFSVLSTLFGNHHHHHHRSDEDKAKDPNKNRSWLAGIIPRRRKKQPALPPSPPPRRSCRAVSNRGLSPERGSSGDDESSSPSGGDPDPPWRPTPSPMRKTPCRRRQTSGGMPSGLAVCLSPLVRPSPGRRRRAAPQPPDTFSAELRPSPLHAAAASVPRCRSRKLADGARFR; translated from the coding sequence atgGGCATGAGGTGCAAGCGCCACCCCTTccaggccggcggcggcgtctgcgccaCGTGCCTCCGGGACCGCCTCCTCGTGCTCGCCGCCGCGCAGAACGACGCGTCCTCGCCGGCACCGTCACCAGcgccagcgcctcctcctcccgcggcccCGGCGTTCCCGAGGTCCGTGTCGCCGTACGTGTCCCGCAGGAAGTCCGACTCCTCCAGCGCCGCGCTCCGGAGCCACCACCCGAGCCTGCTCTTCTTCCGCACGCCGCAGGTCGGCCCCAGCGCCCCGCTCGAGGAAGGCGACATCGGCTACCACAAGCGCCGCGCCGGCAAGTTCTCCGTGCTCTCCACGCTCTTCggcaaccaccatcaccaccaccacagaTCGGACGAAGACAAAGCCAAGGACCCCAACAAGAACCGTTCTTGGCTGGCCGGGATCATCCCGCGCCGCCGCAAGAAACAGCCGGCGCTGCCCCCGTCCCCGCCGCCGAGGCGCTCCTGCCGCGCGGTCAGCAACCGGGGCCTGTCACCTGagcggggcagcagcggcgacgacgagaGCAGCTCGCCCTCCGGCGGCGACCCCGACCCGCCGTGGCGGCCGACCCCTTCGCCGATGCGGAAGACGCCCTGCCGGCGCCGCCAGACCAGCGGCGGCATGCCGTCGGGGCTGGCCGTCTGCCTCAGCCCGCTCGTGCGGCCCAGccccgggcgccgccgccgcgccgccccgcaGCCGCCCGACACCTTCTCGGCCGAGCTCCGCCCGTCGCCGCTCCACGCCGCCGCAGCCTCCGTCCCGCGCTGCCGCTCCAGGAAGCTCGCCGACGGCGCTCGCTTCCGGTGA